The following are encoded together in the Kwoniella europaea PYCC6329 chromosome 1, complete sequence genome:
- a CDS encoding 40S ribosomal protein S17-A, which yields MDESTTNYTINGTACGRVRTKTVKRASRVLIEKYYPRLTLDFHTNKRLLDEVASVPSKRLRNKVAGFTTHLMKRIQKGPVRGISFKLQEEERERKDQYVPDVSALAANAESPLEVDNETKDLLKSLGFDDLNVNVVNVSANAPRERKTRFVPGSGRA from the exons ATGGATGAATCTACTACCAACTATACTATCAATGGGACGGCCTGT GGTCGAGTTAGAACTAAGACTGTCAAGCGAGCTTCTAGAGTTCTCATCGAGAAGTACTACCCTAGACTCACTCTCGATTTCCA CACCAACAAAAGACTCCTCGATGAGGTAGCTTCCGTCCCTTCTAAACGACTCCGAAACAAGGTTGctggat TCACCACCcacttgatgaagagaatccAAAAGGGTCCTGTAAGAGGTATTTCATTCAAGTTgcaagaggaggagagagagCGAAAGGATCA ATACGTACCCGACGTCTCTGCCCTTGCCGCCAACGCCGAATCACCTCTCGAAGTAGACAACGAGACCAAAGACCTCCTCAAATCATTAGGTTTCGACGATCTCAACGTCAACGTCGTCAACGTCTCTGCCAACGCCccaagagagagaaagacccGATTCGTCCCTGGTTCAGGCCGAGCTTAA
- a CDS encoding centromere/microtubule-binding protein cbf5 — protein sequence MRRKSASDGVYLFIRYDKLLVRSSHFTPIPTGVSPLKRDLQTYVKSGVINLDKPSNPSSHEVVAWLKRILRVEKTGHSGTLDPKVTGCLIVCIDRATRLVKSQQGAGKEYVCVVRFHDKVPEGEKAVARALETLTGALFQRPPLISAVKRQLRVRTIYESKLVEYDDKRNMGVFWVSCEAGTYIRTLCVHLGLLLGVGAHMQELRRVRSGITGENDDIVSMHDVLDAQWLYDNTRDESYLRRVIRPLESLLTNFKRIVVKDSAVNAVCYGAKLMIPGLLRYESDIEVNEEVVLMTTKGEAIAIGIAMMSTVDLASCDHGVVAKVKRCIMNRDLYPRRWGLGPKAQEKKKMIKTGKLDKYGKSIEGVTPQDWNKEYVDYNAAQTEEGGLVPTQPPAAATITPIEVDEKDTEKKRKRDTESEVAATPSKGDGEKEKKKKKVKTEDGIEREETAEERAARKAAKKEKKEKKASA from the exons ATGAGACGGAAATCTGCCTCTGATGGAGTTTATCTGTTCATT AGATACGATAAATTATTAGTTAGATCTTCCCATTTCACCCCCATCCCTACT GGTGTTTCCCCTCTCAAGCGAGATCTTCAAACCTACGTCAAATCAGGAGTCATCAACCTTGACAAACCCTCCAACCCATCCTCTCACGAAGTCGTCGCTTGGCTCAAACGTATCCTCCGAGTTGAGAAAACCGGTCATTCCGGTACACTGGATCCAAAAGTCACAGGATGTTTGATCGTTTGTATCGATCGAGCCACTCGTTTAGTCAAATCTCAACAAGGTGCAGGAAAAGAGTATGTCTGTGTAGTTCGATTCCACGATAAAGTTCCAGAGGGTGAAAAGGCCGTTGCGAGAGCTTTGGAAACTCTTACGGGAGCTTTGTTCCAACGTCCACCTTTGATTTCAGCCGTCAAAAGACAACTTAGAGTAAGGACGATCTACGAATCGAAATTGGTAGAATATGACGATAAGAGGAATATGGGTGTTTTCTGGGTATCTTGCGAAGCTGGTACCTATATTAGAACTTTGTGTGTTCATTTGGGTTTATTGTTGGGAGTTGGAGCACACATGCAAGAACTTAGAAGAGTAAGATCGGGTATCACGggtgaaaatgatgatatcgtttCGATGCATGATGTGTTGGATGCTCAGTGGTTATACGATAATACCAGAGATG AATCATACCTCCGAAGAGTCATCCGACCTCTCGAATCGCTCTTAACCAACTTCAAGCGAATTGTCGTCAAGGACTCAGCAGTCAATGCTGTTTGTTACGGTGCCAAATTGATGATTCCCGGTTTACTACGATACGAATCTGATATAGAAGTCAACGAGGAGGTCGTACTCATGACTACCAAAGGAGAAGCCATAGCTATTGGAATAGCTATGATGTCTACTGTCGATTTGGCTTCATGCGATCACGGTGTGGTAGCCAAGGTGAAGAGATGTATAATGAACAGAGATTTGTATCCTCGAAGATGGGGTTTGGGACCAAAAGCtcaagaaaagaaaaagatgatCAAGACTGGTAAATTGGATAAATACGGTAAATCAATTGAAGGTGTTACACCTCAAGATTGGAATAAGGAGTATGTAGATTACAATGCCGCTCAAACGGAGGAAGGAGGTTTGGTACCTACTCAACCACCAGCGGCTGCGACGATAACACCTATAGAAgtcgatgagaaggataccgagaagaagagaaagagggataCTGAGAGTGAAGTTGCTGCTACTCCTTCAAAgggtgatggagagaaggaaaag aaaaagaagaaggtaaagacTGAAGATGGTATAGAGCGAGAGGAGACCGCCGAAGAGCGTGCAGCTAGAAAAGCAgccaagaaggagaagaaggagaagaaagcttctGCTTAG
- a CDS encoding glycerol kinase, whose product MSRQPNVDLQMSSMKNPSPLGGGFGSSGGPGSFTPVFETSPQVSPANSRRPSISAAAGSIQTPVPRRLSEVASGRPSFSQQAPPQMSHQVSYFSGGGGPPPTTGGSVVQGGGGGYSGGASLSRRASTASHMSSGPRPIQRADYSGPNTPSLLSRAGSPTLPLGNEHTTAPRAYFEGAGGFSGLDGNRELRQGQFIGSLDCGTTSTRFIIFDKRAKIIAEHQTEFEQILPHAGWHEHDPEALVDAMTECINKAVEKLEWMGWSRKSIKGIGITNQRETTVCWSRTTGKPLCNAIVWDDSRTLGVVREYEKKLEEEGLDIDDEEEDLKGVPEDVEIGTGGEEAAFGEKGDVVVENEDGQVESDGDGLAEKVGAKLENLGLAQKDKEAKKGQANGNADVHVHKKRKGKEGIVDVTGIPLSTYFSAIKLRWMLDHQKQVHEAHENDDLMFGTVDTWLVYALTGREQGGLHIMDVTNASRTLLISLKTLQWHPPLLRFFGIRPSVLPKIVSSSEIYGTISESIGTPLSTVPIAGIVGDQQAALVGNKCLRKGEAKCTYGTGAFVLFNTGEECVRSNYGLISTVAFQAGPDAKPVYALEGSIAVAGSAIKWLRDQMNLIEESSDMDILAGSVADTGGVYFVTAFSGLLAPYWDREASGTIIGLTSYTTSAHIARATLEAVCFQTRAVLDVIEKESQTTLETLKVDGGVTNSDLAMQLQANIGGFNVARPAMRESTALGSALLAANALKLFGWDLTRPETLADVNTAGVHVFEPELEEKDRKKAIKGWERAVSRASKWHEEGDEEEEEERYEEQRGLSRLPSRQH is encoded by the exons ATGTCAAGACAACCTAATGTAGATTTACAGATGTCTTCTATGAAGAATCCATCGCCTTTGGGGGGAGGTTTCGGCTCGAGTGGTGGACCAGGTAGTTTCACGCCGGTATTCGAGACTTCACCTCAAGTTTCTCCAGCCAACTCCCGAAGACCCTCTATCTCAGCTGCAGCAGGAAGTATTCAAACACCAGTCCCAAGGAGATTATCAGAAGTAGCTTCAGGTAGACCATCTTTCTCCCAACAGGCACCTCCACAGATGAGCCATCAGGTATCGTACTTCTCCGGCGGTGGTGGTCCCCCTCCAACTACTGGTGGAAGCGTCGTacaaggtggtggtggtggatacTCTGGCGGAGCATCATTATCTAGAAGAGCATCAACTGCCTCCCACATGTCATCTGGACCTCGACCAATCCAAAGAGCCGATTATTCTGGTCCCAATACGCCTTCCCTCCTTTCTCGAGCGGGTTCACCAACTCTTCCGCTGGGTAACGAACATACCACCGCTCCTCGAGCTTACTTcgaaggtgcaggtggtTTTAGTGGATTGGACGGTAATAGAGAGTTGAGACAAGGTCAATTTATAGGTTCTTTAGATTGCGGTACAAC TTCAactcgattcatcatctttgacaaAAGAGCCAAGATCATTGCAGAACATCAAACTGAATTTGAACAGATCTTGCCTCATGCGGGATGGCACGAACATGATCCCGAAGCCCTCGTTGATGCTATGACGGAATGCATCAACAAAGCCGTTGAGAAGTTGGAATGGATGGGTTGGTCAAGAAAGAGTATAAAGGGTATTG GTATCACCAATCAAAGAGAAACAACCGTCTGTTGGTCCCGAACTACCGGTAAACCATTATGTAACGCTATTGTGTGGGATGACTCTCGAACCCTAGGTGTGGTCAGAGAGTACGaaaagaaattggaagaagagggattaGATAtagatgacgaggaagaggatctCAAAGGCGTACCTGAAGATGTAGAGATCGGTAcgggaggtgaagaagctgcctTTGGCGAGAAAGGCGATGTGGTTGTggaaaatgaagatggacaagtcgagagtgatggtgatggtttAGCTGAGAAAGTCGGTGCGAAACTAGAGAATCTAGGCTTAGCTCAGAAGGAcaaagaagcgaagaaaggTCAAGCTAATGGTAATGCCGATGTTCACGTACataagaaaagaaagggtaaagaaggtatcgTCGATGT TACCGGTATCCCTCTCTCTACCTATTTCTCAGCTATCAAACTTAGATGGATGTTAGATCACCAGAAACAAGTTCACGAAGCCCATGAGAACGATGATCTGATGTTTGGTACTGTTGACACTTGGCTCGTATAT GCCCTTACAGGTAGAGAACAAGGTGGTCTTCACATCATGGACGTTACCAACGCCTCCCGAACCTTGTTGATCTCCTTGAAGACTTTACAATGGCATCCACCATTATTACGATTCTTCGGTATTCGACCATCCGTCTTACCCAAGATCgtatcttcttcagagatCTACGGTACAATATCTGAATCGATCGGTACCCCACTCTCAACAGTGCCTATAGCAGGTATAGTAGGAGATCAACAGGCTGCATTGGTAGGAAACAAATGTCTGAGGAAAGGTGAAGCGAAATGTACTTATGGTACTGGTGCTTTCGTCTTATTCAACACTGGTGAAGAATGCGTTAGATCAAATTACGGATTGATCTCTACGGTCGCTTTCCAAGCTGGACCAGATGCTAAACCGGTTTATGCTTTGGAAGGTTCAATTGCAGTGGCGGGATCTGCTATCAAGTG GCTCAGAGATCAGATGAACTTGATTGAAGAATCGTCCGATATGGATATCCTCGCTGGATCAGTGGCTGACACAGGTGGTGTCTACTTTGTGACTGCTTTCAGTGGTTTGCTTGCACC ATATTGGGATAGAGAAGCTTCGGGAACAATCATCGGTTTGACCTCGTACACCACTTCAGCCCATATCGCCAGAGCGACCTTGGAAGCTGTATGCTTCCAAACCAGAGCTGTGTTGGACGTGATCGAAAAAGAAAGTCAAACTACTTTGGAAACCCTGAaagttgatggtggtgttACCAATTCGGATTTGGCAATGCAACTACAAGCCAAC ATCGGTGGCTTCAACGTCGCTCGACCAGCTATGAGGGAATCTACCGCCTTGGGATCAGCATTATTAGCAGCCAACGCTCTGAAATTGTTCGGATGGGACTTGACCCGACCTGAGACACTCGCGGATGTCAATACTGCAGGCGTGCATGTGTTCGAACctgagttggaagagaaagatcgaaAGAAAGCTATCAAGGGATGGGAGAGGGCTGTGAGCCGAGCGAGCAAGTGGCacgaggaaggtgatgaggaagaggaagaggagaggtaTGAAGAGCAAAGAGGATTGAGTAGATTACCTTCCAGACAACATTAG
- a CDS encoding 40S ribosomal protein S13, which produces MHSSGKGMSASALPYRRSQPSWSKATPEEVSDQIFKLARRGLSPSQIGVVLRDSHGIPQVKNVTGNKILRILKTNGLAPSIPEDMYHLIKKAVSVRKHLERNRADKDGKFRMILIESRIHRLARYYIKTQQLPATFKYEAATASTLVA; this is translated from the exons ATGCACTCCTCAGGAAAGGGTATGTCAGCCTCTGCCTTACCTTACCGAAGATCTCAACCATCTTGGTCAAAGGCTACCCCCGAGGAAGTCTCCGACCAAATCTTCAAATTGGCCAGAAGAGGTTTGTCCCCATCTCAAATCGGTGTCGTCCTTAGAGATTCTCACGGTATCCCCCAAGTTAAGAATGTAACTGGTAACAAGATTTTGAGAATCCTCAAGACCAACG GTCTCGCCCCTTCCATCCCTGAGGACATGTACCACCTCATCAAGAAAGCCGTTTCTGTCCGAAAGCACCTCGAGAGAAACAGAGCCGACAAAGATGGTAAATT CCGAATGATTCTTATCGAATCCAGAATCCACAGACTCGCTCGATACTACATCAAGACCCAACAACTCCCTGCTACCTTCAAATACGAGGCTGCTACCGCTTCTACCCTCGTCGCTTAA